Proteins encoded by one window of Pseudomonadota bacterium:
- a CDS encoding DEAD/DEAH box helicase: MAEDNTTILSVGAECTISGAPEPLRKIITTKLTCENPQYRDAKKYGRWVGKRLKPQLYFFREEPDGSLIIPRGYARQAVYTCRNYLGTERLQIKDQRREVKKINFTFIGELRPYQKKARDEVLQNEFGVLESGTGSGKTVIALAVIAARKQPTLILVHTKELLYQWVEKIQTFLDMRAGMIGDGHFDVQPITVAIVNSARRRLQDLPGQFGQICVDECHRVPATLFTDVVTAFDCRFMLGLSATAYRRDGLTCLIYYYLGERAWRIDPQELESSGAVLKPEFIQKETGFTYVYRGDYQDLMKALTGSKTRNQRIIEDILTEAEKGRRTVLVVSDRVAHCEALVKGIAERDINGRFRTAMLTGKMKADERSQLVEAIHNGAVDILIATLQLIGEGFDCPGLRVLILTTPIKFTGRLLQVVGRVLRPEQGKKPVVYDYIDQCGLLQKSARERRQVFEDEEDIQEMLFSMRE; encoded by the coding sequence ATGGCTGAAGACAACACGACAATTTTAAGCGTTGGGGCGGAATGCACGATTTCCGGGGCCCCGGAACCGCTTAGGAAAATCATTACAACAAAACTCACCTGCGAAAATCCGCAATACCGTGATGCCAAAAAATACGGGCGCTGGGTCGGCAAACGTTTAAAGCCACAGCTTTATTTTTTTCGAGAAGAGCCTGACGGCAGCCTGATCATTCCGCGGGGTTATGCCAGGCAGGCGGTGTATACCTGCAGGAACTATCTGGGGACGGAGCGCCTGCAGATCAAGGACCAGCGAAGAGAAGTCAAAAAGATAAATTTTACCTTTATCGGCGAGCTTCGACCATATCAGAAAAAAGCGCGGGATGAAGTCCTGCAGAACGAATTCGGCGTCCTGGAATCAGGGACCGGTTCCGGAAAAACCGTAATCGCCCTGGCTGTTATCGCTGCACGAAAACAGCCGACCCTGATCCTGGTGCACACCAAAGAGCTTCTTTACCAGTGGGTTGAAAAAATTCAGACCTTTCTGGACATGAGGGCCGGAATGATCGGCGACGGGCATTTTGATGTACAGCCCATAACCGTTGCCATCGTTAATTCGGCAAGAAGGCGGCTGCAGGATTTGCCAGGGCAATTCGGCCAGATCTGCGTCGATGAATGCCATCGGGTTCCTGCGACTCTTTTTACGGATGTGGTCACCGCCTTTGACTGCCGCTTCATGCTCGGCCTTTCCGCCACGGCCTACAGGCGTGACGGCCTTACCTGTCTGATTTATTATTATCTCGGCGAGCGCGCCTGGCGCATCGACCCGCAGGAGCTTGAAAGCTCCGGAGCCGTGCTGAAGCCGGAATTTATCCAGAAGGAAACCGGATTTACATATGTCTACCGCGGCGATTATCAGGATCTGATGAAGGCACTCACCGGCAGCAAAACTCGCAATCAGCGCATAATAGAGGATATATTGACTGAGGCGGAGAAGGGTCGGCGCACCGTGCTGGTGGTGAGTGACCGGGTGGCTCATTGTGAAGCCCTGGTCAAGGGGATTGCCGAGCGCGACATCAATGGACGTTTCAGGACCGCGATGCTCACCGGCAAGATGAAAGCCGATGAGCGCTCGCAGCTTGTCGAGGCGATTCATAATGGTGCAGTGGATATTCTTATTGCAACCCTCCAGCTTATCGGCGAAGGATTTGATTGTCCGGGATTGCGGGTGCTTATTCTCACCACGCCGATAAAATTTACCGGCCGCCTTCTCCAGGTTGTCGGAAGAGTCTTGCGGCCGGAACAAGGGAAAAAGCCTGTTGTTTATGATTATATCGACCAATGCGGACTTTTACAGAAATCCGCCAGGGAGAGAAGGCAGGTGTTTGAGGATGAGGAAGATATTCAGGAAATGCTGTTTTCTATGAGGGAATGA